From one Amycolatopsis sp. FDAARGOS 1241 genomic stretch:
- a CDS encoding GAF and ANTAR domain-containing protein produces MSTGPGTQEVRAATDELASVLAELEITVGEGPVRSARELGSPVLVGDFDGLENSRRWPLYAPLAVQAGVHSQFVLPLRVGLIDVGTLVFHRKAAAPLEPVLLADALAYGELMLLLLLDEQSGRGHPEPVGLSLRSTYVHQATGMVAAQLDVSLDDAFAALRAGAFAEQRPLSELAADVVARRFRFERNGGTQ; encoded by the coding sequence GTGAGCACCGGGCCGGGTACGCAGGAAGTCCGGGCGGCGACCGACGAACTCGCCTCCGTGCTCGCCGAATTGGAGATCACTGTGGGGGAGGGACCGGTGCGCAGTGCCCGTGAGCTGGGCTCGCCCGTGCTGGTCGGGGACTTCGACGGCCTCGAGAACTCGCGCCGCTGGCCCCTGTACGCCCCGCTCGCCGTGCAGGCCGGGGTCCACTCCCAGTTCGTGCTGCCGCTGCGGGTCGGGCTCATCGACGTCGGCACGCTCGTGTTCCACCGAAAGGCCGCTGCGCCCCTGGAACCCGTTCTGCTCGCGGACGCGCTGGCCTACGGTGAACTGATGCTCCTGCTGTTGCTCGACGAGCAGTCGGGGCGCGGGCATCCCGAACCCGTCGGCCTTTCGCTGCGATCGACATACGTGCACCAGGCCACCGGCATGGTCGCGGCGCAACTCGACGTGAGCCTCGACGACGCTTTCGCCGCTCTGCGCGCGGGGGCCTTCGCGGAGCAGCGTCCCCTCTCGGAACTCGCCGCGGATGTCGTGGCCAGGCGGTTTAGGTTCGAACGCAATGGGGGAACCCAATGA